A genomic region of Pongo pygmaeus isolate AG05252 chromosome 7, NHGRI_mPonPyg2-v2.0_pri, whole genome shotgun sequence contains the following coding sequences:
- the DOK2 gene encoding docking protein 2 isoform X2, whose translation MGDGAVKQGFLYLQQQQTFGKGQRKELSGPEGKQSRPCMEENELYSSAVTVGPHKEFAVTMRPTEASERCHLRGSYTLRAGESALELWGGPEPGTQLYDWPYRFLRRFGRDKVTFSFEAGRRCVSGEGNFEFETRQGNEIFLALEEAISAQKNAAPPTPQPQPATIPTSLPRPESPYSRPHDSLPPPSPTTPVPVPRPRGPEGEYAVPFDAVARSLGKNFRGILAVPPQLLADPLYDSIEETLLPRPDHIYDEPEGVAALSLYDSPQELRGEAWRRQATADRDPGGLQHVHPAGQDFSASGWQPGTEYDNVVLKKGPK comes from the exons ATGGGAGACGGGGCAGTGAAACAAGGCTTCTTGTATCTTCAGCAGCAGCAGACGTTTGGAAAG GGGCAGAGGAAGGAGCTCTCGGGGCCAGAGGGAAAGCAGAGCCGGCCCTGCATGGAGGAAAATGAATTGTACAGCAGCGCAGTCACAG TTGGCCCCCACAAGGAATTTGCTGTGACCATGAGACCTACAGAAGCCAGCGAGAGGTGCCACCTGCGGGGGTCCTATACCCTCCGGGCTGGGGAGAGTGCCCTGGAGCTGTGGGGTGGGCCCGAGCCAGGGACCCAGCTGTACGACTGGCCCTACAGGTTTCTGCGGCGCTTTGGGCGGGACAAG GTAACCTTTTCCTTTGAGGCAGGCCGTCGCTGCGTCTCTGGAGAGGGCAACTTTGAGTTTGAAACCCGGCAAGGCAATGAGATCTTCTTGGCCCTGGAAGAGGCCATCTCTGCCCAGAAGAATGCTGCACCCCCTACACCCCAACCCCAGCCAGCCACAATCCCCACCTCGCTGCCCCGGCCTGAGAGCCCCTACTCCCGGCCCCATGACTCACTGCCGCCTCCTTCACCCACCACACCGGTGCCTGTTCCACGGCCTCGGGGCCCGGAGGGGGAGTATGCCGTGCCCTTCGATGCGGTGGCCCGTTCCTTGGGGAAGAACTTCAGGGGCATCTTGGCAGTCCCTCCTCAGCTCCTGGCCGACCCTCTGTACGACAGCATTGAGGAGACCCTGCTCCCTCGACCTGACCACATATACGATGAGCCCGAGGGAGTGGCTGCCCTGTCCCTCTATGACAGCCCGCAGGAGCTCCGGGGTGAGGCATGGAGGAGGCAGGCAACAGCTGACAGGGACCCTGGTGGCCTCCAGCATGTCCACCCAGCTGGGCAGGATTTCTCTGCCTCTGGCTGGCAACCAGGAACCGAGTATGACAATGTTGTACTTAAGAAAGGCCCGAAGTGA
- the DOK2 gene encoding docking protein 2 isoform X3 gives MRPTEASERCHLRGSYTLRAGESALELWGGPEPGTQLYDWPYRFLRRFGRDKVTFSFEAGRRCVSGEGNFEFETRQGNEIFLALEEAISAQKNAAPPTPQPQPATIPTSLPRPESPYSRPHDSLPPPSPTTPVPVPRPRGPEGEYAVPFDAVARSLGKNFRGILAVPPQLLADPLYDSIEETLLPRPDHIYDEPEGVAALSLYDSPQELRGEAWRRQATADRDPGGLQHVHPAGQDFSASGWQPGTEYDNVVLKKGPK, from the exons ATGAGACCTACAGAAGCCAGCGAGAGGTGCCACCTGCGGGGGTCCTATACCCTCCGGGCTGGGGAGAGTGCCCTGGAGCTGTGGGGTGGGCCCGAGCCAGGGACCCAGCTGTACGACTGGCCCTACAGGTTTCTGCGGCGCTTTGGGCGGGACAAG GTAACCTTTTCCTTTGAGGCAGGCCGTCGCTGCGTCTCTGGAGAGGGCAACTTTGAGTTTGAAACCCGGCAAGGCAATGAGATCTTCTTGGCCCTGGAAGAGGCCATCTCTGCCCAGAAGAATGCTGCACCCCCTACACCCCAACCCCAGCCAGCCACAATCCCCACCTCGCTGCCCCGGCCTGAGAGCCCCTACTCCCGGCCCCATGACTCACTGCCGCCTCCTTCACCCACCACACCGGTGCCTGTTCCACGGCCTCGGGGCCCGGAGGGGGAGTATGCCGTGCCCTTCGATGCGGTGGCCCGTTCCTTGGGGAAGAACTTCAGGGGCATCTTGGCAGTCCCTCCTCAGCTCCTGGCCGACCCTCTGTACGACAGCATTGAGGAGACCCTGCTCCCTCGACCTGACCACATATACGATGAGCCCGAGGGAGTGGCTGCCCTGTCCCTCTATGACAGCCCGCAGGAGCTCCGGGGTGAGGCATGGAGGAGGCAGGCAACAGCTGACAGGGACCCTGGTGGCCTCCAGCATGTCCACCCAGCTGGGCAGGATTTCTCTGCCTCTGGCTGGCAACCAGGAACCGAGTATGACAATGTTGTACTTAAGAAAGGCCCGAAGTGA
- the DOK2 gene encoding docking protein 2 isoform X1, translated as MGDGAVKQGFLYLQQQQTFGKKWRRFGASLYGGSDCALARLELQEGPEKPRRCEAARKVIRLSDCLRVAEAGGEASSPRDTSAFFLETKERLYLLAAPAAERGDWVQAICLLAFPGQRKELSGPEGKQSRPCMEENELYSSAVTVGPHKEFAVTMRPTEASERCHLRGSYTLRAGESALELWGGPEPGTQLYDWPYRFLRRFGRDKVTFSFEAGRRCVSGEGNFEFETRQGNEIFLALEEAISAQKNAAPPTPQPQPATIPTSLPRPESPYSRPHDSLPPPSPTTPVPVPRPRGPEGEYAVPFDAVARSLGKNFRGILAVPPQLLADPLYDSIEETLLPRPDHIYDEPEGVAALSLYDSPQELRGEAWRRQATADRDPGGLQHVHPAGQDFSASGWQPGTEYDNVVLKKGPK; from the exons ATGGGAGACGGGGCAGTGAAACAAGGCTTCTTGTATCTTCAGCAGCAGCAGACGTTTGGAAAG AAATGGCGCCGCTTCGGCGCCTCACTGTATGGAGGGTCGGACTGCGCCTTGGCCCGGCTGGAGCTGCAGGAGGGCCCGGAGAAGCCTCGTCGGTGTGAGGCTGCCCGGAAGGTCATCCGCCTCAGTGACTGCCTGCGGGTGGCCGAGGCCGGCGGAGAGGCCAGCAGCCCCCGGGACACCAGTGCCTTCTTCCTGGAGACCAAGGAGCGCCTGTACCTGCTGGCGGCCCCTGCAGCGGAGCGCGGCGACTGGGTGCAGGCCATCTGCCTCCTGGCCTTCCCC GGGCAGAGGAAGGAGCTCTCGGGGCCAGAGGGAAAGCAGAGCCGGCCCTGCATGGAGGAAAATGAATTGTACAGCAGCGCAGTCACAG TTGGCCCCCACAAGGAATTTGCTGTGACCATGAGACCTACAGAAGCCAGCGAGAGGTGCCACCTGCGGGGGTCCTATACCCTCCGGGCTGGGGAGAGTGCCCTGGAGCTGTGGGGTGGGCCCGAGCCAGGGACCCAGCTGTACGACTGGCCCTACAGGTTTCTGCGGCGCTTTGGGCGGGACAAG GTAACCTTTTCCTTTGAGGCAGGCCGTCGCTGCGTCTCTGGAGAGGGCAACTTTGAGTTTGAAACCCGGCAAGGCAATGAGATCTTCTTGGCCCTGGAAGAGGCCATCTCTGCCCAGAAGAATGCTGCACCCCCTACACCCCAACCCCAGCCAGCCACAATCCCCACCTCGCTGCCCCGGCCTGAGAGCCCCTACTCCCGGCCCCATGACTCACTGCCGCCTCCTTCACCCACCACACCGGTGCCTGTTCCACGGCCTCGGGGCCCGGAGGGGGAGTATGCCGTGCCCTTCGATGCGGTGGCCCGTTCCTTGGGGAAGAACTTCAGGGGCATCTTGGCAGTCCCTCCTCAGCTCCTGGCCGACCCTCTGTACGACAGCATTGAGGAGACCCTGCTCCCTCGACCTGACCACATATACGATGAGCCCGAGGGAGTGGCTGCCCTGTCCCTCTATGACAGCCCGCAGGAGCTCCGGGGTGAGGCATGGAGGAGGCAGGCAACAGCTGACAGGGACCCTGGTGGCCTCCAGCATGTCCACCCAGCTGGGCAGGATTTCTCTGCCTCTGGCTGGCAACCAGGAACCGAGTATGACAATGTTGTACTTAAGAAAGGCCCGAAGTGA